The genomic DNA TTCGCGGCCATCATGGGCATGGCGACGTTGAGGTCGAGCATGGAGCCGACGCCGCCCAAGCCGCCCATGGTGACGGCGTGGTCGTTGCCGATGACCTGGCAGCAGGCCATGATGGCGGCCTCGCAGATGACGGGGTTGACCTTGCCGGGCATGATGGAGGAGCCGGGCTGGACGGCGGGGAGTTTGAGTTCGCCGATGCCGCAGCGCGGGCCCATGCCGAGGAGGCGGATGTCGCCGGCGATCTTGCTGATGCTGACGGCGATGGTGCGGAGGTGGCCGCTGGTCTCGACGATGGCGTCCTTGGCGTGCTGGGCCTCGAAGTGGTTGGCGGCTTCGCGGAAGTGGACGCCGGTCTGCTTGGTGAGTTCCGCGGCGACGAGTGAGCCGAACTGTTCGTGGGTGTTGATGCCGGTGCCGACGGCGGTTCCTCCGATGGCGAGTTCGGAGAGGGTGTGGAGGGCGCGGTGGAGGCGTTCCTCGGCGTGGCGCATCTGGGAGGTGTAGCCGCTGAACTCCTGGCCGAGGCGGATGGGCGTCGCGTCTTGAAGGTGGGTGCGTCCGATCTTGACGAGGGTGTCCCACTTGGCGGCTTTGGATTCGAGCGCGGAGGCGATGGTCTTGATGGCGGGGAGGAGCGTGTGCTCGATCTCGATGGCGGCGGCGAGGTGCATCGCGGTGGGGAAGGTGTCGTTGGAGGACTGGCCCATGTTGACGTGGTCGTTGGGGTGCACGCCGCCGGAGGAGAGGTAGGAGGCGTCCTTTGAGGAGCCGATGGGCTTGTGCTTTCGGAGGCAGATGATGTTGGCGATCACCTCGTTGACGTTCATGTTGGTGGAGGTGCCGGAGCCGGTCTGGAAGATGTCGACGGGGAAGTGCTTGGCGATGCCTCCGAGGGCGGGGAGGCCGTCTTTGATCTCGTGGCAGGCCTCGATGATGGACTTGGTGCGATCGCTGTCGAGGCGGCTCAGGGAGTGGTTGACGGTGGCGCAGGCGGCCTTGAGGATGGCGTAGGCCTTGATGATCTGCTCCGGAACGGGGCGTCCGGACATGGGGAAGTTGAGGACGGCGCGCTGGGTGGATGCGCCGTAGAGGACGTCGGCGGGGACTTCCATCGCGCCCATGGTGTCCTTCTCGGTGCGGAAGACGGGGGCGGGTGCGGATGGGGTGGTGATGGGGGCGGGCATAGGGGGAACTCCTGTGGGGGAGGAATGGTAGAAGAGGAGGGAAAGGGGCAGAGGGGCGGAAGAAATCGCCACATGGCAAAGGGCCAGATGGCAAACAGAGGGAGGGGACGAGGGGAAAGCGGACAACGTACACCGTACAGCGAAGAGTGAAGAGCGATGGCGCGGTTTGGCGGGGGCGTAGGATTGTGACGGGGCAGTGTGTCTCGGAAGCGATGTGGGGCAGAACGGGAAAGGGATTCACATGCGGAATCGCGTGAACGGCGGCTGGCGGAACGGAGTCGGCATTGCTGCGACGGCCGGCTTGATCATGGGATTGAGCGTGGGCGTGTGGAGCGCGGGCCCGGCGAGCGGGCAAAGCGGGGCGGCTCGCGGGGGTGGACAGCCATCCGGGCCGGATACGAACCCGTATCTGAGGCGTTACGACCCGAAGGAGTGGGTGCTGGATATTCGCGTGGATGTGGCGAGTTCGCAGGAGGTGTTGTACTCGCCTCAGGGGCAGTTCCCGACGCAGGAGATGTGGAAGTTTGATTCCGCGGTGATCGTGTTCCCGATTCTGCCGCCAACGTCGGGATGGACCCCGCTCGAGCGTGACGGGTTTCTGGGCTCAGTGACGTTCAACGACCGTGTGCGTGTGGAGACGTTCGAGGTTCTGGAGGGGTATCCCTCGGGGACGAAGCTTGCGAAGTGGACGCTCGAGCAGGGCGGCTATCAGGGCAAGCACATGAACCTGAACGTGAAGGTCTCGGGAACGGGATACAAGGTTCAGTTCAATGAGCAGGAAGCGATGAAGCTCGGCTGGCCGACGACGTGGCCCGCGGAGGCGCTGAACGCGACGAAGCCGGAGGCGTACATTGATCGCTCACCTTCCGGCGAGGTGCTGGACATGTCTCCGGTGAAAGACCTGGTGGCGAAGTGGACGAACGGGAAGCCGCAGAGCCAGCCCCCCGTCGTGACGGCGAAGTGGATCACGGGTCAGGTCGCAGAGCTCGTGCAGGTCTCGGGTTCCGGGTATGGGTACTCGCGAACGGGGAAGATCCAGGGTGTGGACGGGAAGGGCGCGCCGCAGACGGCTCTGGATCGGCGCGGGTCGCAGTTTGACGCGACGACCCTGCTTGTCGCGTGCCTGCGTGAGGCGGGGATTCCGACGCGGATGGTTGTCGGGTACGACGTGGCGCAGGACAAGGAAGAGCGGACGTTTCTGAAGGTGAAGCGCGGCTCGACGGATGAGATCCGGTGCTGGGCCGAGTTTGCGTTGTACGACGAGCAACGGGACATCCTGACGTGGGTTCCTGTCGATGTGGTGGCGCAGCGGAAGAAGAGCTCACGGATGCCGGACCTCAAGAAGCCGTGGGACTATTTCGGGAACAACGAGGACCTGCAGATGCTGGTGCCGTTCGCGTTCCAGCTGCAGCCGCCGACGACGGTTCGGTACTACGGGACGCCGGGGTTCTGGGGTTGGATCGTGATGCCGACGCTTCCGGAGCGTGCGGAGCAGTGGCTGACGCTCGATGTGACGAGCCCGTCGCGCCGGGGCGGCCAGCCGCGAAGGAACTGAGCGGGAGCGAGGGCATCGGTTGTGACGCGTGTGGCGGCTCGCACCTCAGAAGCGATCGAGCCATCTGGTTGAGGGGAGAAAGGTGTAGTCGTCGGTGGTGTGTGTCTGACCGGGGGCGACGCGGATGCCGAGTCGGACGTGGCCATCGATGAAGACGAGGTTGGCGCGGATCTCGTTCGATCCGAACCAGTCTTGTTTGCGATTGCCACCGTCGTCGTAGTTGTAGATGGTGTGCGTTCCGATGACCCAGGTCTTCGTGGGTTGCTCGATGTAGGGCATGCGCCCGCCGCCCGAGGGGACGAGTGTGGGGAACTCATCGCCGTAGGGATTGGCATCGGGCGCGTGATCGTTCAGGACGTACGACGCGCCGAGGAAGTCGTACATGCGTTCGGCGCGTTCGAGGCCCGGGATGGGGAGCCCGGTGTTGTCGAGGCCTCGATCGATGGGTGAGCGGAACTGCTCAAGCTCGAAGGGGGTTGCTGCAGGATCGTGGGGCTCGTCGGGGGGGATGTCCTGCGATGTGACGTAGCGATTGAGCGGGCGTCGCTCGGCACCGATGGTGTTGATGCCGTAGAAGGGGAGCGTGCCCTTCTTGCCGCCGAAGAGGGAGCCGATGACAGACTCGCCCCCTCCCGGGAGAGGCCCGAGGGCCTGCGGAAGGTGAGCTGGGAAATCGTTCTGATAGAGGGTGAGCCCGACGGAGAGCTGCTGCAGGCGGGCGCCGCAGACGGTGATCCGTGCCTGCCTGCGCGCGGAGCCGAGGGTGGGGAGAAGGATGCCGATGAGGAGCGCGATGATCGCGATGACGACGAGGAGTTCGATGAGGGTGAAGGCGCGCGAGGGGGCCACGGAGAGAACGCGGTGCGAGTGAGGCAAAGAATATGTTGCAGCATCTTGCATTCGGTGATGAGGATAGTGGTGTGCGAGCGGCTTGGTTGCGTCTTGGATCTCTTCGTCTGGGCGGCTATTCGCTCTCGTCGTCGGCATCGTCCGGCTCGTTGAGCGTGTCGGGTATCGCGAGGTCGGGCACGGATTGGAAGGCGATGCCGCCCTTGCCGCTGGTACGGGCGTCGTGCATCGAAGCAGGGTAGACGGTGTGGCGTCCGTACTTGGCGTCGAGCCGATCGACGGCCTTCGCGAGAGCCATGCGGCGTTGCTCTCCCTGGAAGAGCGCGGCGGCGATGTCGGCCTGGGGCGCGAGTTCGTGGAGGGTGACGCCGACGCACAGGGGCGTGCGCCCGTCGCGCGGGCGCGTCTCCCAGACGCGAGCGAATGCTTCGAGCAGCGTGAGCGTGTCGGCGGAGCCGGGGGGCAGGGAGATGTCGTTTGCCCAGGCGTTGCGCCGGCGTGGCCCGCTGAGTGAGGCGCCGAGGGGGCCGGCCGATCGAGCATTCTGATCAAGGGTCGGCATCGTGCGGTGGGTTGGTCGGAAGCCATCGCCGGAAGCGCGTTCGCGATCGGCGGAAGGGCGATAGGCGCGATCGGGATCCATGTAGCGGAGCCAGACACTGAGTTTCGCGGCACCGTACCCGATGTGTCGGAGGCGCGAGCCGGCCTTGTTGAGCAGGCGCACGAGGATGGCGCGGGCGCGATCGTCGGTGCGGTCCTTCGGAGGGAGAACGTGCTGATGGCCGATGCTTCGGCGACGGGTCGGGGGCTCGGGGACGTCGTGGCCCCGGACCCAGTGCCACCAGGTGCGTCCGATGATGCTCTCCCACGCGGCTTCCATCTCGCGTTCGCTGAGGGTGCAGAGCTCTTCGATCGTTCGGATGCCCTTGCGGTCGAGACGCTCTCGCATCCTGCGTCCGATGCCGGGGAGGTCGATCAGCTCCAGCGAGAAGAGACGCTGGGGGAGCTCGTGGGTGTCGATGATGACGAGCCCATCGGGCTTCATCATGTCCGAGGCAACTTTGCCGAGAAAGCGATTGGGGGCGATGCCGATGGAGCAGCGGACAACATTGCCGATGCGCTCGCGGATGGATTGCTTGATGGAGAGCGCCAGTTCGCGGGCGGCGGGCTCGTTGCGTTCGCTCGGCTGCAGGCGGCACGACACCTCGTCGATCGAATGGACGCCGCGGATGGGGATGCAGCGCTCGATCGCCTCGATGATGCGGTGGTGGTACTCGACATAGAGACGCGGACGCGACTCGACGAAGATCATGGATGGGCAGATGCGCCTGGCATCGCGGACGGAGGTGCCGGTCTTGATGCCTAGCCGTTTGGCCTCGACACTCGCCGCGAGGAGGGATGTGGTATCGGTGAGGACGGCGACGACGCCGATCGGGCGACTCCGCAGGTCGGGCCGCTCCTGCTGCTCGACAGAAGCGAAGTAGCTGTTGAGGTCGAGATAGAGTGTGGTGAGGGCCATGGTCGCAAACCAATCATAGCCCTAACAAATAAACCCCGCCGAATGTGCGTGCTGCGAAGTGTCTGGCTGTTCAGAAATCGACCTGCACGCGCAGGAGCCCCACGACGGCATCGTTGATCTGGCTGTCGCCCCCCGGATTGACGATGAATTGCAGGCCTGGTTTCACGCTCAGGAATGGTGTGAGCTGGGCCTTGTAGAAGCACTCGATCGCGGTCTCATCATCGTCGTAACCGGCGCGTTGGACCAGATCGACCCACGTGGCCTGGATGCCGAAGGCGTCGTCGTCGCGTCCCGCGAAAGAGCCGACGTGAGAGGCACCGGCCGCGACGTGCCACTGGACTTCCGACACATCGTCGTCGGCCCATCCGGCCCGTATGAACGCTCGCCATCCGCGCCCCTCGTCGTCGGCTCCATCCCCTGAGAGTCGCTGCTCAAGCATGAGGTAGGCCCCTTGGGCACCGGATGTTCCGGTTTCGTCGAGGGTCTCGAAGTCGCCTGTGTGCCGCCAGATTCCGGCGGCGGCGCGTCCGGGCAGACCGGCGATGGGTGTGCCGCGAAGATCGAGTTCGAAGATGAGGAAGAGATCGTCCGATTGCCGGTCGCTGAAGAACGACGCGGGACCGTTCGCGCCGGTGCGCACGCCATCGGCGGCGGATGCGCCATCGAAGAGTGCCGCACGGATGGCGATGTGCTGGCTCGGGGCGACTTCGATGATGAATCCCATGGCGGGATCCGGGTACGACGGGAGCGCGAAGACGGTGGGGCTGAGCGCGACAGATGTGTTGACGAAGTCGGAGGCGGAAACAAGAAAGCCGAACTCGGCGTTGGCCTCGATCTTTCCGAACTTCAGACGGAGCGTGTCGTCGAGGAGCATCTGCTGGAACCAGAGTTCGCCGATCTGATCAAGCGAACGGTCGGAAGCGATGTTGCTGACGCCCTGGTAGTCGCCGACATCCTCCGATGGGTCGCGCCCGCCGTACCAGTATGCATCCATGAAAGCCGTCGCGCCCTTCCAGCCGAGAAGCGGATCGAATGAGAGCGTGACATTGATGTCGGTCAGCATGCGCGATGATGCACGTCGGCTGAGCCCGCCATCCCAGACGCCGGACCATTCGAAGAGGTGGAACCCCTCGATGGAGATGCCGCGTGTTTCGAGAGCGGCGCGTGCGCCGCCCCAGTCGCCGGTGGCTCTATCCCACGCCCACCACGGGCGATGCCCGAACCATGAGCGGGGCGTCTCGGGTTCTTCGCCGGAGGGTGTGTCGGTCGCATCATCGATGCGTCGCGCCGCGGCTTCGGGCCTTTGCGTGAGTTCCGGCGGCGCGAGCGAGACCTCGCCCTCGTTGAACCGTTCCTCCGCGCCGGCGAGCGCGACACCCGGCGGCTCGGCAGGTGCCAGTGCCGCGGGTAATCCGGACAGGAAGAGGACGACTGCCGATCCCGCGCGAGTGTGTGTGCGACCGAGGCCCATTCGTCTGCTCCGCGAGGGAATCAGCAGGAATGGGATCGACAGACACAACCCTTGAGTTGATCCAGAGCCGGTGAGACTCCGTAAGGGGATGCGCGGATACCGGCACCTGATCAGGTGTGCAGCGACCCGCGCGTGTGGGGACTACGCGGGGCTTCGCTCACTCGTGGACCATCGAAGTGGTCAGCACGGGGAGCGAGACGACATTCCCGAGATTTGTGCGCACAAGGATGCGGCTCATCGGGTCGATCCCTTCGACTGTGCCGGTCACAGAGCGGCCGTTGTGGACAAACGTGCGACGGGTTCCGAGGAGCACATCACGCTTGGTCCACGCGCTTCGGAGATCAGCGGTCGAGAGCAACAACGATCGCTCCACCTCTTGGAGCAGCGTGCACGCGGCATCGAGTCGTGAGACGGGCTCGGCTCCTTCGGGCGTGAGCATCCGCAGCGATGCGGCGTGATCGCGCAACGCGAGAGGGAAGTCGGCGCGTGTCTGAGCGACATTGATGCCGATGCCAACCAGCAGGACCTCGCTTCCGCCGGGCCGGGATTCTCGCTCAATGAGCACACCAGCGACTTTCCTCCCGCCCCCACCATTGGCGGCACGGCCTCGCTCGACGACATCGTTCGGCCAGCGGAGTCCCAGCGCGTGCTTGCGGCCGATGAGCGTTTCGCAGGCGCGGCACGCGGCCAGACCGACGGCGAGCGGGAGGGTCTCGCTCGCGCTGCCGGGCAACCAAGCCGGGTCGATGGCGAGAGTCATGGCCAGACCGAGGCCGTGCTCATCTGACCAGGTGCGGCCAAGCCGCCCTCGTCCGGCGGTTTGCACGCCCGCGAGCACGCAGACACCCGGTCCGAGATGCGTCGGACCTGACGCGTACTGGCGTGCGGCGTCCTGCGTCGAAGCGGTGCTGGCGAGCACCTGCACGCGATCGATCAGCGCAATCTTGCGAGAAGCGATCATCGCCTCGATGCGGGTTGCCCAGGTGTGCAGGGGCGCATCGCCATCCGCTCCGGCGGCTCGATCGTGGCGAATATCGGCCTCTCTCTCGCGTCCCATGGTCACAACGCATCCAGCCCGAAATCAAGTACCGTTGCCCCGTGCGTGATGGAACCGACGCTGATCCGCTCCACACCCGTCAAGGCGATCGCACGGATCGTCTCCAGCGTCACGCCGCCCGACGCCTCAAGCTCAATCCGCGATCCCGCTCCGTCGCGCATCGCAACGGCCCGCTCCAGTTTCTCCGTCCCCATGTTGTCCAGCAGCACAATGTCCACCAAGCCCGGCTCAACGCTCAGGATCTCCGCAAACTGCTCCAGCGTGTCCACCTCAACCTCAACAAACGGCCGAAGCAGCGGCGTCGGCCCACTCGCCCATATCGCGCGGGCCTTCCGCGACGCCTCCGCAACAAACGCCCCCAGCTCCCCGAGCGGCACGTGCGCGATGTGGTTGTCCTTGAGCAGCACCGCATCGTGCAGACCGAACCGGTGGCACCGCCCGCCGCCGCAGCGTACCGCGTACTTCTCCAGCACGCGCAAGCCCGGCGTGGTCTTCCGTGTGTCATACAGATGGGCCCGATGCCCCGTCCCCATCGCCTCGACGAACTGCCTCGTGCGCGTCGCGATCCCCGAGAGCCGCCCGAGGAGATTCAGGTACACCCGCTCGATGCCGAGAATCTCCCGCGTCGGCCCCGCGATCCGCGCCACCGTCTGTCCCGCCGCGACCGCGTCCCCATCTCGCACCGTCGGCGCATACGCGATCTCCGGCCACCGATTCGTCAACTCGTAGAGTGGAATCAGGCCCGCCGCGACGCCCGCCTTCCGCGCGACCACGTGGAATCGGGAGCGATGCTCCGCCGGGATCGACACAACGCTCGTGATGTCCGTGCGCCCGGCGCCACCGAGATCCTCGTCGAGCGCCAGATCGAGCAACCGCTCCACCAGCCCCGTATCGCACAAGACATCCGAGAGCTCGTGCAGCGCCAAGGCGTTGAGATCCCCCAACGCGTTGACCTCCGTAGCTTTGAGCCCACCGGGCCGGGTCTCTGCCATCACCGCATCGTACCCGCCGCACGAAGCATCTCAGGATCCGCCCCGGTCGGCTTCCGCTCCCGGGCTAAACTCGCAGGCACTTGCGCGGCGTCCCGCCGCGCACCCGGAGATACTCCCCTATGGGCATCATGACAGGCAAGATCGGCCTCATCGTCGGCATCGCCAACGACCGCTCCTACGCGTGGCACATCGCCAAGTCGATCATCGAGCACGGCGGCACCTGCGTCTTTACCCATCTTCCCGGCGAGAAGAACGAGCGGCGCACGCGGAAGGCCGTTGAGGCCCTCGGTCTCACCAACCCCTGGCTCCGCCCCCTCGACGCCGGCAAGGATGAGGACATCGACGCCGTCTTCGCCCAGTACGCCGAGTCTTATGACAAGATGCACTTCCTTGTCCACTCCATCGCCTTCGCCGACCGCGACTGGCTGCAGGTGGGCAAGTTCTGCGACACGCCCCGACAGGCCTACCTCTCCGCCATCGATATCTCTGCGTACACCCTGCTCGCCATGGGCCGGCGCGCCAAGCCCCTGATGGCCAAGTCGGGCGGCGGGAGCATCATGTGCATGTCCTACTACGGCGCGGAGAAGGTCGTCCCCGGCTACAACGTCATGGGCGTCGCCAAGGCCGCCCTTGAGTGCACGGCCCGCTACATGGCCCTTGAGATGGGCTCGGACAACATCCGCGTCAACTCCATCTCCGGCGGCTATCTCCGCACCCTTGCCTCCTCTGCCGTCGGCGGCACCGACAGCATGGAGGAGCGTTCGGCACAGCGTTCGCCGCTCCGGCGTGCGGTCGATGGCGCGGACGTGGGCAACACTGCGGTCTACCTCGCCAGCGACCTCTCAGCGGGCGTGACCGGCGAGACCATCTACGTCGACTGCGGCGTGAGCACGATCGGGGTGTGACTCTGGGCGGAACTCGCGTCCGGATAAGCGGTATGGCGGGTGCCGCGTGGCTTTCACAGCACCCGCCGGGGATAACCACAGCAAAGTGCGTGAACTTTCTCAAGCCCCCGGCACCGAACATGCCGACGCAGGTTCTATGAGCATCCTCGGCTCCAGCATTGCCCAGTCCGTGGCCGGATCCGCCCAGGCGGAGCGGGTGGCTGCGCGGGATGCGGAGAAGGCCAAGGAGCAACGCCCCCGCGCTTGCCGTACCGGCAAAGACGAGTTCGAGCGGCACGTGACAGAGGTCGAGACGGTGGATGCCGTGGAGAGCCAGCACGACCAGGAGCGGCGAGAGCAGCCCGGGGAACGCGGTTCACGAGATCCACGAACCGCGCACGCCTACGACGCGACCGGACATGGGCGGCGTGAGGACGCGGCCCCTTCGATCGATCTGCGCGGGTGAGCGCAGGCGCCGGGAATCAAGCTGCGGCAGCGAGACCGAGTTCCTGGCTCCGGCGCAGGCGTTCGATGTTCCTGAACACATCGAGAATGAGTGCCTGGTCCTGCTCGCGATCGACGAGCCAAGCGTTGTGGCGCATGTCGTCGATGAGGTCGTCGCGCATGCACGCGATGCCGTGTGCATCTCGTGTCGCGCACGCGAGGCAGACGCCCGCAGCGAGACGCCCGATGGCCTGATCGCTCGATTCGCCGTGCTCGATCTCCCATTCGAGAAGGGCGGTGTGGTCGATCTGCTCCGGGTTGTCCCTGAGACGGAGGGAGGCATCGGCCCGGATGAGGGCGGCGTGTCCGCCGGCGTCGTCCAGAAGAACGAACCTCGACGCGGCCTCACGCAGGGCGACTTCGGGCTCGTCGCCCGCGACCCGAGCGATGAGATCCCACAGGTCGGTCGTCGCCCATGAGCGGCCGGCACCCGCGCAGAGATCCGCGCTCAGCACGCGGGCGCAGACGCGGGCGAGGGATGAATCGGCACGTTCCGCGGCTTGTTCGAAGGCGCGAGCCAGCCGGAGCATCGATCGATCGATCGATTCGGGCGATCTCGCCGTCGCTGAGGCGAGCGCCATCGGTCGGCCTGCGCCCGATCAGTCGATCGGCCAGACCGATGCGATGCGTGGCGCGAGAGAGGGCTGAAGCGGCTTCGATGAGCGCACGCGCGAGCTCCGCCTCGGGGCCGGAAGCAACAGACCTGATGCCGAGCGTCGCGTGGGTCGGATCGACGAGGAACGGGAAGACCGAGGCGTAGGTCAGGGGGCGAGGCGAGGACCAGTCGTGCCATGCGGCATCGCGTCCGGAGCGCTCCAGGGTTGTGACCCTCAGCCCCTCGCCGGGCTCGGTGTGCAGCACGGCGTCGAGCGCCATGGACTTGCAGGCGTTGAGCGGTGTCACGCCTCCGGCGAGTTGCACCCACCTCACGGCGGACGAGCCGGGCGCGGCTCGGAGCGTGTCGCTGACCTCCGGGCCGACGGCCAGACCAACCCGCAGGGGACGCTCAGGCCAGGCGATCCGGTCGTGCCACGCGGACAACCTGCTGGCGGCTCGTTCTCCAGAGCCGCTGAGTATCTCGAAGCGATCCTGCAGAGGCCGCGCGAGGCGTGTCGCTGCCTCGAACGCGCGGCAGGCGGCTCCGCTCACAACCCAGACGAACGCGCGCGGTTCTGATGACTCTGAGACACCTGTGAAACGGCGTGCGGCACGTCTGGCGTCGAGTCTGAAGATGCCGACCGCGACGACGATGAGCCAGAGCCCAAGGGGCACACCGAGCGTCGGCTGCGTGAGCCACGTCGCGCCGAGCAGGTACGCCGTGGCGACGAGCGCGCACGCGCCGATGAGCAGCGGCACCGCGGACGGCTCGGCAGAACTACCTGGGAACCGGGCGCGGGGATCGCCCGACTGATCTGGGTGCTGTGGCATCGTCGGATATCGATCGGCGAGCGAGGCCGCTCCGTTGAGCGGGTCATGCAAGCCCGCTCGACCATTCATCGAGCCGTGCCGTCGGCAGAAGTTATCGGGCCGGATGGCGGACGTCAGTGTGCACGCGGCTTCAACGACCGGAGAACCACCGTGAGAAGGCGTGGATCGTGACGGCCCTGCCGATCACGGCGATGGATTCGGTGAGGGGAATCAGCTTGGGGCAGACCTTCACGCAGTTCTGGGCGTTGCCGCAGTCGCTGACGCCGCCCGCCGCGGCGAGCGCGTCGAGACGATCAGACTTGAGCCGCTTGCCTGTCTCGTGCTCGTTGAAGAGGCGTGCCTGATTGATGGCGTGGGCCCCGATGAACGAGGTGTCCCAAGCCGATTCATCGGGCTCGAGATTGAACTGGGGGCAGGCCTCGAGGCAGCAGCCGCACGACATGCAGGTGGACATGACATATCGCTGCTCCTGGCACTCGGGCGACTCGGTCGGTCCTGATCCGAGTGAGTAGGTGCCGTCGATAGGGACCCAGGCCTTCACGCGCTTGAGGTTGTGGAAGAGGCGGGAGCGATCGACCCAGAGGTCGCGGACCACGGGGAACTTGCTCATCGGTTCGAGCGTGATCGTGTCGCCCTCGCCCGGCGCGTAGTCGTCGATCAGGCAGGAGCATGATTGGCGTGCCTTGCCGTTGATGACCATCGTGCACGCGCCGCAGACTTCTTCGAGACAGCCGGAGTCCCAGACGACCGGGGTGGTCTTCTTGCCGTCGGCAGTGACAGGATTGGCGGCGATCTGCTGAAGAATCGAGATCACGTTCGAGCCGCGCTCGACCGTAACCTGGAATGTCTCCCAGCGTGAGGGCTTGCCGGGCCCGTCGCAACGGTTCACCTTTACGTAGACCTTCCGGCCTGGAACGGCTCGTGCGCGATTCGCGGCGGCGATGCGGGCGGCTTCGGCGGCGTGCTTCGGGAGTGTGGTCGTCATGATGCGTATCTCTTTCGGAACGCGGCGGGTGGGATCGATGTGCGACGCGGCTCATGGACCTGATCGACGAGCGTCTTGAAGGGCGCTCTGAGCGGGGTCGGGAGCTTTGCTGCGAACGACTTGTCGAGGGGTACGGCTTCGATGAGGTCGATCACGTGCGCGATGTCCTTTGATCGCTTGATGTCCTTCAGCCCGACGATCAGTTTGCCCCGAACAAGGTCGGCGAGCCCGATCACGCTGACGCCTTTGATCGTGCTCGCACGCTTCGGCGGGCCGCCGAGAGACTCCGGCCCGACCATGCGTACCGCAACGCCATCCACGCGGTGCTCTCGTGACGAGGCATCCCACATGATGCCCGCGGCTTCGAGACGCTGGTGCGTCTCCCAGAAATCATCGGAGTAAACGTCGATGTCGCTGGTGTTCCGTCCGCCACCGTGGAGCATGACCGCAACGCCGCCCACGATCGGCGAGTCCGCTGCGCGGCTGACGCGCCGAGCAAGCGGGAGCAGTTGATCCTCGCCGAGCGGCTTGCCTCGGGAGCGCGGGTGCTCGGGTTTGGAGCGCGGTGATGCCATAGCTCATGCGATCAGGAAGCGGCTCCCGCCATCGCGGGCTTCTTGGTGCCGGAATCAACGTCCTTCTTGCCGTACGTGCGTGCCGTGGGCAGGATCAGTGAGGCGTCGATCGGCTCGAACGTGACGGTGGTGGAGTTCGACGCGGCGTCGAACCGGGCGACGCTGGACTTCATGAAGTTGGGGTCGTCGCGTTCGGGGAAGTCCGTGCGATAGTGGGCTCCGCGCGACTCTTTGCGTCCCTTCGCGCCGAGGGCCACCGCGTCGGCGATCGCGAGCATGTCCCCCACTGCTCTCGCGTATGTGAACGACTGGTTGCTCCAGGGCGCATCGTCCGGCAGACGCACGCGAGCGTAGCGGCCCTTGAGTTCGGCGAGCTTCTTCAGGCACTGTTCCAGGCGCGGCTCCGTGCGGACAACCGTGCAGGCCGCGGTCATCTCGTCGCCGAGTTCCTTGCCGATGAGGTAGGGATTCGTCGCGGCATCCGCGCTTCCCTGGCCGACGGTGGCGAGAAGCTGCTTGGCTTTCTGATTCTCCTGCTCGACGACGCGATCGAATGCCGACGCCGGCATGTCCGATGCGGGGTTCTTCGCTGGTGCATCCTCGCGTACATAGTTCACGACGGAGACGCCGCAGAACAGCCCGTCGAAGATACACGACAGCAGCGCGTTGGCACCGAGACGATTCGCACCGTGGTACGCGAAGTTGACCTCGCCGAAGGCGTAGAGCCCCTTCACGTTGGTCATCATGTTGTTGATTGCGCCGAGCTGCATACCCAGGCCGACCTCGGCACCGAGCGGCGCGGGGGAGCCGGACTTGTGCTTCGGGCGCGGCTGCGCGGGGTTG from Phycisphaeraceae bacterium includes the following:
- a CDS encoding class II fumarate hydratase; the protein is MPAPITTPSAPAPVFRTEKDTMGAMEVPADVLYGASTQRAVLNFPMSGRPVPEQIIKAYAILKAACATVNHSLSRLDSDRTKSIIEACHEIKDGLPALGGIAKHFPVDIFQTGSGTSTNMNVNEVIANIICLRKHKPIGSSKDASYLSSGGVHPNDHVNMGQSSNDTFPTAMHLAAAIEIEHTLLPAIKTIASALESKAAKWDTLVKIGRTHLQDATPIRLGQEFSGYTSQMRHAEERLHRALHTLSELAIGGTAVGTGINTHEQFGSLVAAELTKQTGVHFREAANHFEAQHAKDAIVETSGHLRTIAVSISKIAGDIRLLGMGPRCGIGELKLPAVQPGSSIMPGKVNPVICEAAIMACCQVIGNDHAVTMGGLGGVGSMLDLNVAMPMMAANVLDSIHLLARTCHVMTENLLNGPGEGLIPDTDRCKELIEGSLAMCTSLVPVIGYDKSAALAKNAYAQGKTVRQLALETVVGQPANTGPDGKSFGSGPGGTLTAADLDKYLDPWSMTLPGGEGSAGG
- a CDS encoding transglutaminase domain-containing protein; amino-acid sequence: MRNRVNGGWRNGVGIAATAGLIMGLSVGVWSAGPASGQSGAARGGGQPSGPDTNPYLRRYDPKEWVLDIRVDVASSQEVLYSPQGQFPTQEMWKFDSAVIVFPILPPTSGWTPLERDGFLGSVTFNDRVRVETFEVLEGYPSGTKLAKWTLEQGGYQGKHMNLNVKVSGTGYKVQFNEQEAMKLGWPTTWPAEALNATKPEAYIDRSPSGEVLDMSPVKDLVAKWTNGKPQSQPPVVTAKWITGQVAELVQVSGSGYGYSRTGKIQGVDGKGAPQTALDRRGSQFDATTLLVACLREAGIPTRMVVGYDVAQDKEERTFLKVKRGSTDEIRCWAEFALYDEQRDILTWVPVDVVAQRKKSSRMPDLKKPWDYFGNNEDLQMLVPFAFQLQPPTTVRYYGTPGFWGWIVMPTLPERAEQWLTLDVTSPSRRGGQPRRN
- a CDS encoding carbohydrate porin: MGLGRTHTRAGSAVVLFLSGLPAALAPAEPPGVALAGAEERFNEGEVSLAPPELTQRPEAAARRIDDATDTPSGEEPETPRSWFGHRPWWAWDRATGDWGGARAALETRGISIEGFHLFEWSGVWDGGLSRRASSRMLTDINVTLSFDPLLGWKGATAFMDAYWYGGRDPSEDVGDYQGVSNIASDRSLDQIGELWFQQMLLDDTLRLKFGKIEANAEFGFLVSASDFVNTSVALSPTVFALPSYPDPAMGFIIEVAPSQHIAIRAALFDGASAADGVRTGANGPASFFSDRQSDDLFLIFELDLRGTPIAGLPGRAAAGIWRHTGDFETLDETGTSGAQGAYLMLEQRLSGDGADDEGRGWRAFIRAGWADDDVSEVQWHVAAGASHVGSFAGRDDDAFGIQATWVDLVQRAGYDDDETAIECFYKAQLTPFLSVKPGLQFIVNPGGDSQINDAVVGLLRVQVDF
- a CDS encoding biotin--[acetyl-CoA-carboxylase] ligase, producing MGREREADIRHDRAAGADGDAPLHTWATRIEAMIASRKIALIDRVQVLASTASTQDAARQYASGPTHLGPGVCVLAGVQTAGRGRLGRTWSDEHGLGLAMTLAIDPAWLPGSASETLPLAVGLAACRACETLIGRKHALGLRWPNDVVERGRAANGGGGRKVAGVLIERESRPGGSEVLLVGIGINVAQTRADFPLALRDHAASLRMLTPEGAEPVSRLDAACTLLQEVERSLLLSTADLRSAWTKRDVLLGTRRTFVHNGRSVTGTVEGIDPMSRILVRTNLGNVVSLPVLTTSMVHE
- the nadC gene encoding carboxylating nicotinate-nucleotide diphosphorylase encodes the protein MAETRPGGLKATEVNALGDLNALALHELSDVLCDTGLVERLLDLALDEDLGGAGRTDITSVVSIPAEHRSRFHVVARKAGVAAGLIPLYELTNRWPEIAYAPTVRDGDAVAAGQTVARIAGPTREILGIERVYLNLLGRLSGIATRTRQFVEAMGTGHRAHLYDTRKTTPGLRVLEKYAVRCGGGRCHRFGLHDAVLLKDNHIAHVPLGELGAFVAEASRKARAIWASGPTPLLRPFVEVEVDTLEQFAEILSVEPGLVDIVLLDNMGTEKLERAVAMRDGAGSRIELEASGGVTLETIRAIALTGVERISVGSITHGATVLDFGLDAL